One segment of Nostoc flagelliforme CCNUN1 DNA contains the following:
- a CDS encoding glycoside hydrolase family 57 protein, translating into MAIGYVALVLHAHLPFVRHPESDYLLEEEWLYEAITETYIPLLKVFEGLKRDGIDFKITMSMTPPLVSMLRDPLLQERYDAHLTQLEELIELEAEHNVNNGHLRYLAEHYITEFKEARQLWERNQGDLVTAFKQFQDSNNLEIITCGATHGYLPLMKMYPEAVWAQIQVACEHYEQTFGQPPRGIWLPECAYYEGLDRMLADAGLRYFLTDGHGILYARPRPRFGTYAPIYTETGVAVFGRDHESSQQVWSSEVGYPGAAEYREFYKDLGWEAEYEYIKPYIMPNGQRKNTGIKYHKITGRGLGLSDKALYDPYWAREKAAEHAANFMYNREQQSEHLYGIMQRPPIIVSPYDAELFGHWWYEGPWFIDYLFRKSWYDQKTYQMTHLADYLRDQPTQQVCRPSQSSWGFKGFHEYWLNETNAWVYPHLHKAAERMIEISHLEPEDELQWRALNQAARELLLAQSSDWAFIMRTGTMVPYAVRRTRSHLMRFNKLYEDVKVGKVDSGWLEKVELMDNIFPEINYRVYRPL; encoded by the coding sequence AGGCTTAAAGCGAGACGGTATCGACTTTAAAATCACGATGAGTATGACACCACCTCTAGTGTCGATGCTTCGTGACCCTCTGCTGCAAGAACGCTATGACGCACACTTGACCCAACTAGAAGAACTTATAGAACTAGAAGCAGAACATAATGTCAATAACGGACATCTTCGTTATTTAGCCGAACATTATATAACTGAGTTTAAGGAAGCGCGTCAGCTATGGGAACGCAATCAAGGTGACTTGGTGACAGCTTTTAAGCAGTTCCAAGACAGTAACAACCTGGAAATCATCACTTGCGGCGCTACTCACGGCTATTTGCCGTTGATGAAAATGTATCCAGAAGCGGTGTGGGCGCAAATTCAGGTAGCTTGCGAACATTACGAGCAAACCTTTGGACAACCGCCCAGAGGCATTTGGCTGCCGGAATGTGCCTATTATGAAGGTTTAGATCGGATGCTAGCCGATGCTGGGTTACGCTACTTCCTCACTGATGGACATGGCATCCTTTACGCTCGTCCTCGTCCGCGCTTTGGCACTTATGCCCCAATTTATACAGAAACTGGTGTTGCTGTTTTTGGTCGAGATCATGAATCTTCCCAACAGGTATGGTCTTCTGAAGTGGGCTATCCTGGGGCGGCGGAATATCGAGAATTTTACAAAGATTTGGGCTGGGAAGCAGAATATGAGTATATCAAGCCCTACATCATGCCCAATGGTCAGCGAAAAAATACGGGTATTAAGTATCACAAAATTACTGGGCGTGGTTTAGGACTTTCAGATAAGGCGCTTTATGATCCTTATTGGGCTAGGGAAAAGGCCGCAGAACACGCTGCTAACTTTATGTATAACCGAGAGCAGCAATCTGAGCATCTCTATGGTATAATGCAGCGTCCGCCAATTATCGTTTCGCCTTATGACGCAGAGTTATTCGGACATTGGTGGTATGAAGGTCCCTGGTTCATCGATTACCTATTCCGTAAGTCGTGGTATGACCAAAAAACATATCAAATGACCCATTTAGCAGACTATTTGCGAGATCAGCCAACTCAGCAAGTCTGTCGTCCTTCGCAATCGAGTTGGGGTTTCAAGGGTTTCCACGAATACTGGTTGAATGAAACAAACGCGTGGGTTTATCCGCATTTGCACAAAGCTGCTGAACGAATGATTGAAATCTCGCATTTGGAACCAGAAGATGAATTGCAGTGGAGAGCGCTCAACCAAGCAGCGAGAGAATTGTTATTAGCACAATCTTCCGACTGGGCATTTATTATGCGGACGGGAACAATGGTACCCTATGCAGTTAGACGGACGCGATCGCACCTGATGCGGTTCAATAAGCTCTACGAAGATGTTAAAGTCGGCAAAGTTGACAGTGGTTGGTTGGAAAAAGTCGAGTTAATGGATAATATCTTCCCCGAAATCAACTATCGCGTCTATCGTCCGCTATAG